GGTCTCCTTCAATGCCACTAGCCTCTGTCCTGTCAGTGTTCTTTGCAATTCCATGTTTCTGCATAGCTTGCTCTTGAGAACTTGGATCCAATGTGTCTGATGAATTCTTAGAACCTCGGAATCCAAGAAAACCAGTGGCAAGCCTGGCAACAAATCCAAAAGCTCGCAATACTGATGTGTTGGTATCACTAATTTTGTGCAAGTTTTCATTTGAAGCATGTGCAGCATCTGTAGCCTGGTCCATTGCAGGTTCTACGCTTTGCTCCAACTGATTGAAAAATGCAGAGAACTATGGTTATAAAATACTTACTCAAAAAGGGCATCCTATTAACCAAGCATCACAGAGCCTTATTTTAAGAATTTATCATACCTGCTGCTCATCGGCATCAAATGTAGccatcatattatcatcaacaGTTTCCCAGCTTgcagcatcatcattatcattctcaTCAAAACTACTTTGAGTTGACTCCATATCATCATCCCTGCCAACTACAAAAATTGATTGTGGTCCAACCTGCAAAATACaagaaattaattaaacaaataaaaatcagaCACCCATATGTATATCTTTAAAACAAAATGCCCATATGTAAATTATGCTTGTTATATAGAGGAACTCCACATGAAGCACTTAGTAATATAATTTTGAAATCTACCGGAGCTTAAAAGCATTGCTTCTCCTTTTCCCTCAAAGTCATCTATTTCCCCATTGATTTGCAGCCTACCATTCATAACAACTCTCCTTTCCTAGTTATCCTCAAGTCCACCAAGGGAGAAGACACGTGGAACAAGAAATTTTGGTAAAGAGATAAAAGTGGAGAAGCTAATGTGGGATGTCTAATAGGGATTTGTAGCAAGGAGCGGTAAGTAGGGAAGAGACGAGATGTCCAACTCAGATATAAGATTTCATGTTGAGAAAATGGAGAATGTCAAAAGgttcttgaagatggaagatatcaGGCCTTCCATGTATAAAGATGGAGGAAATCAAATTTGGACACCCTACTATGATGGTCCAGGACATCCAACCAGGTTCATATAGGGCTTTTCTTGCAAAAACAATGACAGACGTACAACTATGATATCCTGATATAAGCACAACATATGTCAAGCTAGGACATACTATCGTAAAGACGATGGATGGCCAGTTTTATGACTGATAAAGAGATTATCAATATCGTTAATTATCAATAAAGTTTGATTGGTTCAGTGTTGAGAAACAAACTCACTCTCGAACACATAGTTCCTTCAATCAAAAGGATTTCTAGCATCTTGTTAATAAGAACAACCTAGCGGTCATCTTAGTTTCTATTTTGGATATCATTTGGATGAAGTTTAAGTGACTAATGGCTTTTCTTCACCAGTATGTGGCAGATTAAATAGAAAGAAAGTGTCCCAATTCTTTATCtacagaaaaaaaattcaaaatttaatactTTGCAAATTGACATGAGTTGCAGAACTGGTAATCCCACCTAAAGTTAGATTTCTCTACTATTTACACATTTTGTGAAAAATGTTTTGGCCTAAAATATGACGGAAAAAATAGAATAAAGTCAACCACAAAACCCATAAAAATTTCACAACAAAGCATTAGACACTACTCATTGCGATGGTATGAAGCAAATCtcagaagagatattaaaaaagGATTTAACCTCATAATAGATACAAGAAAAACAAGAGAGTGCTTACCTTTGTAACTGTTCCATCTGCCCACATCACTTCAATTTCCCCATCTCTAACACCTATAATATTCCCAATCCATGAGAAATCCATATCTTCAACCTTTGCATCAACTTTAGCCTTGCGACACCTTCTTGAAGCCCCTTGCTGCAAAGAAGCATCCATACTTTTGGTATCACTTACACATTTTGTCTGAAAGTCAATTTCTTTATCATCACCAATGTGATCCTCAAAATCAAAACCAAGATCAGTCTTTTGTCGCTTTTTCAAACTTCTTTCCTCTGAGGATGGATCTGATTTAACACACTCCCCACATTTTAATTCAATCTCACAATCTTTATCAATATTTGCCTCAATTTcacattctttttcatcaactgacaTTTTAACAGCATCAGAGGCCTGTGATACCTCTTCTACAGGGGGAAGCCGTATCACAATGTCCCCAATAAAATAGTTGTAATCTGGATGCCCAACTAGGTCATAAACACTCACTATCTCTTCATTGTCAAACTCTCGAGGATCTTGTGGTCGAGACACAGTTTTCTGCCATCTCACTAGGGCAGTACGTTCTTTTGAATCCATAGTTTTTACAACTCCTACGCGCCTAGTTTGAGAATCTTCTCCATCCTCATCGGAACCCTTCTCTAGCACATACTGCTCAGGCCGGAAATCATGCTCACCAAGATTATAAACAGCAAACAAGACCTTTGAATCAACTCCAAATGACTTTGTGCCATCTTGCCAAAGTACATCAACCTTTGTCTTTGTGTTCACAATAAGCAATGCTGATTCAAAAACATCATCTTTCTTAGGAAGTTTTTTATCACGTTTCACTCTGCGCTTACAACAATCCTGTGCAGGTATCGTGCCATTCTGTACTGATCCTGAAGTAGTAGGGGAAGATGAATCAAAAGAAGGCAACGTGTCACAGTCTGTTGTTAGTTCTGTGTCTTTATCTGGTAAGGCATCTTGCTTGACAGGGAAAGTTATGCCTAATTTCCTTCCAGATGTTGGGAGGAAACACCAATCAGCTAGTTGCCAATTAGCAtatgaaaaacaagacaaaagcttTAAATGTTTAGGGTCTTGCATATTTGCAGGGACATTTGTTGAACTAATAGTAGATGCAGGACTCGGTGGAGCAATCCAGTAAACATATACTGAACCCGCCTCAACATTACTGACTGTACCCTCCATACGAGATGCCTTCCATGTACCTCGGAGCCATCTAGCACTTTTGAAAACAACTGAAGAAGTACCCCGTACACGCTGACCTGGATAATAAGGAAAGATTGTATCTTCAAAAACATTCTTAGAAACTGACATAAGGCACTCAGGGTCTGCCCTCATTACTTTACACTTTGAACCATCATCAAACAAAACTGTGACATTATCTACAACCTCATCAACCCGGCCCAGCCAAGAATCACGAAGTACATAATCTTCTTCTGTGAAGGCTTTTATCCGTTTCAGCTTCCTGCTAGGGACATCTATTTTAATTTCTCCAGACGGCATCTTCAAGTCAACAAAAAGGTCAATGCTGACTACTGTACCTGTCTGTCCTTTTGGATCTGAAATAGATGCAACAATGTCACCATGCATAAAGCTCCTATCAACTACAATAAGATCTTCAAGTTTCTCAGTTGTCTCAACAAGATTTGACCAAACTACTCGAGCATGATCCCCTGAAATAGATtcaacatcatcttcttcttcattatcataatCTGAGGAGTCTGAATCACCTGCAACTCTAGTTACCATTCCAAACACACCCTCTTCTGATCTACTTTGGACTACATCTGATCTGTAAACACTTGCAATAAGAGGCTTCTTTCCAACTTTTAAAGGAGAATGTTTTGTTTCACCTGTACTTGTAGATACATTGTTTCCAGCCGAAAGGCCCTTTGGGTCCGAGTCACAGATATTTTCAGAGCAATGATCAGAACTGAACACACAACTCTCGCCATGAGAACCTGTGGAGCTAATTAAACCTTTCTCCTCTAAGTGGGCAAAATGCTCTAATTTTGTTGAGGCAACATTTACATTATCACAAATGTCTCCCATTAAGGTTGCAACTTGCAAATGTCTTTACAAGTGTAGACTTTAACAAAATCTCCACCTGCAAAAGGAAGAAAAACAGAGTAGAAAGTGCCAAATAAAATATTAATGAAGGGAGGAAATAATAGCaatagatatatttaagatatctaaGATATCTATCTAAAAGAAGACAGTAGATATTAGTCTAAAGATGCTTATTTAAGCataaatatcttaaatatatctatctAGAAGATGCCCATAGATATCTATGCTAGTTTCAATAgttctaaatattattttatttactaaaatATGTAACTTTTTTTattactttatttttatttgaactattttttttcatttttgaaaatctatataaCAAGAAGACAAATTATTTACTGTAGATGTATGATTTCCGCAGTCCATTATATTGAATAAGAGATTTAGTAATTCTTAGAAATGGGAAGCCAAAATCGAAAGAATATATATAATGAAAAATAAATTCTTACTTTTATTTTGAagagttattttttttttttacataaatattaaattttcTTATCTATATAAACTACTACAAACACACATAGATAGAAAAAAGACAGACacctattttaattatttaaaaatttcttttaaaataCTTCAAAACTATTTTATTGACTAGTCACTACATAGACACATgaattttaacttttatttaagaattattttattttatctacatTGTTTACTTTCTTTTTATTTGAACATTATTTGTTTTACTTTTGTTTTGAAAAGAATAAtgtgtattttatatttatatgtaaCTTTAGTTTCTACTTTTGGAAAAATCATTAATCATTATCCAATAGACTTTTGTTTTGTTTATACTTTGAAAAGTATATTAAATATTGTAAGTATGCTATTAAAGATCGTTACCCTGCCAAAAAAACCTAAACAGtagcaaaatcaaaatattacatagatTTGTTTATAGGCAGCGAGTGTAAACAGGATATAAGATCGCTTTAAAACAACAAAATCTGACCCTTGGTCAACAGCTCATCAAGAGCACTAGggtatattttaaaaatttgatgtattTAAATTTAAGAAATAAGCACTAAGCATCAAAAAGCTATGTTAATCCCATATGTTACAGTAAAATTCAATGAAAGCAATATAAGCTTCAAACCTCATAGTATTATACATGGCTGAAAGTCTCATCTGACAAGATTTTTCTGATGTAGGAACTGCCCTACTTAATCTTCTGCCTAGAAAAGCAATGCATTATGCTTGTGAAAATGGAAAGGGAGTAAAGAGTGACCATGTAATTTCCATCTCCATGCACAGTCTATCCAAGGAATTAAACCGCTCCAAGCGATTTCTCGTAtctaagaataatatttttttttgaaaccaGATTGTTTGCAGTGTATGAATTTGTCAATCCTCTGGATCATACTGTGTAGGGAATTGAAGGTCCAACCACCAAGAGAGAGTCCCGTGTTAGGCATCTATCATGGAGTGGCGTACTTAAGAGAGAGTCCCTCATTTACAATGAATCATTTGTGATACTCCAAATAAGTTATATTTATCTATCATAATTATCTTATTACGTTAATTCCTTGTATTGGATTATCATCATTTCCTGTTAGTATTACTTGAATtggtattaattatttattatcatTATTTCATTACAATCAATTTATTATCCCTTATATTGACAGCATTACGATAATTTGTGCAAACCCAAATTGAAGAGTATTATACTATTATGTATCCTTGGAGGTATACACAGGCATATGTTTATATGTTATGTTTGACAGTGCTGTGAATTAATATCTCATTTTAAttgtcattattttatttaagaatgttcacttaatttattttcattgattcacagatttgattttaatttataatgCTGACCATCATATTAAATGTTAAGTCAGAAAGTTAGGGAAATTCGTACCTGTCACTGCCGTATTATTCTTTTTATCTACTGGTAGACCCGATCCttgctctttcttcttttctgggaCTCTGGAGTGGTTATCTTCGTATTTTTTTTTCTATCCCAATTTACACGGAGGGGAGGGTATTTATCCTCCCCCACATCGTGGTGAAAAGCCACGATGTTTTGCACTTGGTAGCTCTTCTTATGTGAAGAGTCGCTACCCTTCTACTTAGTGGGACCCGATGTGGAGGTCATCCCACTCAACCCACCGTTCAAAGGAGACTATTAGGCTTCTTAGGCAATGGGTTAATAAATGTTTAAGAACATCATTGTTCATCACTATTAAAATCTAGTACATGCTATGTGTATTAtggacatataaatatatattgtaaatataatgaaattattcaatatatataatgtaaactaataaatattgtaaatataaattcaagatgtaaattgacaataaaatatcattttaaataataatgtaattatcataattttttaatatgatttttttattattattttttattattattattatctattaTTATTATCTATTACTAAATTCTATTATCAGATTTGGGACATCACATCTTGCTAGCTGTGATGATAATAACAAAGAATGTTTTGTCAAAAATGTTGGCTTTATAATTATGAAAAAACTGAATTATAATGGAAAAAGTTTGGGAAAGTATGGGCAAGGAATTAAAGAGCCCATACCAAGTGTAGGGCTAGAGAATGAAGGACCTTGATATAATAAAAGTGAAAAAAATACAAATGATGTGACGGGTAATATAATTAGAAACAAATCAATTCAAGAAATGTATTGGTTTCAATGTTCTCATTATAACAAGAAAAGACATAAAAAGGAAACATGTTGAGATATCTATCCTTGTACTATTTGTGGATTATAGGATCCTTCTTAAAAATTGTGTTGAAATAGACAGTGGAAGAAACAACCTATGAAATATAGGCTACAAATGAATTGTGGATGGATTGGCATATCTAGTTGGCAAAAGGTCAGAAATGTGATCAAAATGTTGTAAAAGCATAAATATTCTCATGTCAAATGAAATAGCAATCAAGCAAGTTTTGAACGTTTGAGTTGGGTGATTAATGATCATTTGTTATGACTCAAGGGAAATAAATGTCTTACTATATGTTATTAGTGAGTCAAACATATTAACATTAGGTACCATTTCATCAAGAGAGCTAGAGAACAACAAACAAATCTACTAAGAGTTTTGTGGATCAAAAGATTAGTTGGTAGACATATTTTCCTATTTAACTCGAGGGCACATGGGCTGAAATGTCCCCCTGCCATCCCCAAATTTTGCCAAATTTTAGAAACATCTCAAACACATCTAGGAAAAAATAGTAAACACTAGCCGTCCCATACAGCCTAGCCAATTTttgtttcattaaaaagaaaaaacacaaaagTGATAAAAACTAAATCTGTATTCTTGCTTGTTAAAGCTTGCCACATTTAGTCAAAAGTGGCCATTGAAATTGAATATGGACTAGCACATTGTAATCTTGTTCATATAGATCACTTGTCCTCTTAACTAGCTTTTATCGAGGACATTCAATCTTCTATCTTCTTAATCTTATTCCAAAAATATTTACCCATATCGTCATTTTTCGTTTCCACATCCCACGTGTTCTCATGAATGCAGTCATGGAAATAGCAAAGGCACTAGATTAAAGACTTGGTTCCCCTAAAGATAAAGTCATATAAAACCATGACGTATTTGCAGAGAGTTAGAAGCTATGTTTGTTGCATTTTGATCCTTATTTACAGTGAAAACTATGGGGAAAGGATGTAATCAGAAGGGGCATGCTACCTATTCCATCTTACACTTTCGACATCAATCCCTTCATCCCATAGCCTCTTGGTTAAAAGACCACATATTGCTTAACTAGTCTTTCTTTCCTTCCTAGTACATAGCCAACTATTATACAAACAGTTGCAAGAAAATTATCATACATGGGTAGTTGTTGATCAGTGAGAAAGCTTGCTTGGCAGTggtgttttcttctcaaaagttatgccactatatgttagcccacacaatcaagctggtagcaaagatcaatcctctcaagtatctactcagcaagggagctctcataggaagattagctaaatgggtcatgattctaagtgagtttgatattcagtACACAAaacgatgagctatcaaaggacaagtaattctAGATCAACTGgaagaagcaccactaccagaccaacaacCACTATAGGTGcgatttccagacatggatgtactcactatcacacccaagcaatggaccctatactttgatggatcctatacacaacatgaatCGGGTGCTGACATCCTGTTCGTCAATCCAAAGGGGCACACAATTCTAAGAtcttatagactaatgtttccatgcaccaacaacattgttgaatatgaagccctagtaacAGGAATTAAGGTAGTCGTAGAATGGcgaatcacagaattgaaagtttatggggattctcaattagttatcaatcagatcaacgatgactatcagacaaaggatgataaactaataTCTTACAAGAGAATGATGGATGACTTCAAAAAATACtttatacacatcacctttgagcagatttcaagattggacAACATAGTTGTCGATGCAATGGTCACTATCGCTTCACTGATGCAAATTCCAGATAAACAgagttgttatgagttcctggtagagcaattgttttccccaacctatgacaattccGTATCCCAATTCATCTATGCCCTAATTGGTTCGGATTCACCTCTGTACAAgaagatctatgattatctcaaaaataatactctcccacccaacctatctcgcaaccaaaaatgtAGCTTCATCCGAAAAGCAGCCCGCTATACCTTAATCGTTGACGTActttaccattgaggtctagatggtactcttctttgatgcctcaatCGTAACGAATCTGACTCTTCCTTACATGAGCTTCNNNNNNNNNNNNNNNNNNNNNNNNNNNNNNNNNNNNNNNNNNNNNNNNNNNNNNNNNNNNNNNNNNNNNNNNNNNNNNNNNNNNNNNNNNNNNNNNNNNNNNNNNNNNNNNNNNNNNNNNNNNNNNNNNNNNNNNNNNNNNNNNNNNNNNNNNNNNNNNNNNNNNNNNNNNNNNNNNNNNNNNNNNNNNNNNNNNNNNNNNNNNNNNNNNNNNNNNNNNNNNNNNNNNNNNNNNNNNNNNNNNNNNNNNNNNNNNNNNNNNNNNNNNNNNNNNNNNNNNNNNNNNNNNNNNNNNNNNNNNNNNNNNNNNNNNNNNNNNNNNNNNNNNNNNNNNNNNNNNNNNNNNNNNNNNNNNNNNNNNNNNNNNNNNNNNNNNNNNNNNNNNNNNNNNNNNNNNNNNNNNNNNNNNNNNNNNNNNNNNNNNNNNNNNNNNNNNNNNNNNNNNNNNNNNNNNNNNNNNNNNNNNNNNNNNNNNNNNNNNNNNNNNNNNNNNNNNNNNNNGAAATTTTTTGTCTTTAGCGGGAAGATTCTAGGTATGCCAAAAGATTACGTcctcatataacatttactatTCCTCAGCCTAGCTCTTTTGCAACTACCAATTTAACTATATCTAGAAACAAATCAGAATTTTTCTTTGGTCTGATTGGAAAGGTAGCAGGAAGCAGCATGTTGTTAAATGTGAATGGTGTATTATCAAGAAACAAAAGGGTGGTATGGGACTCAAAGACCTAAGGTTGCAAGGTATTGCTCTAGCATCCAAAAGGATTTTCGGGGCCATGGATGGCAATAAGCCTTGGAAGGTTCTTGTTAGACACAATATTTCCCGACTAGTTCCAAAGAGAGCCAGAAAATGGAAGAATCTTCCTTTAGGTGACTTGCTGGTAGGTGAATTTCAGGTGGCTCCATCTGGGTCTGAGGTATTCAAGTCACTATGGAAAGCCTGGGAAGCTGTAATGAAGTTTATTAGACCGTCTGCTAATTTAGATTCTATCACAGGGGATAAATCCATCTGGTGGAATTTGAAGCATAATGATAAACCTCT
The nucleotide sequence above comes from Cryptomeria japonica chromosome 11, Sugi_1.0, whole genome shotgun sequence. Encoded proteins:
- the LOC131059544 gene encoding probable ubiquitin-conjugating enzyme E2 23, producing MGDICDNVNVASTKLEHFAHLEEKGLISSTGSHGESCVFSSDHCSENICDSDPKGLSAGNNVSTSTGETKHSPLKVGKKPLIASVYRSDVVQSRSEEGVFGMVTRVAGDSDSSDYDNEEEDDVESISGDHARVVWSNLVETTEKLEDLIVVDRSFMHGDIVASISDPKGQTGTVVSIDLFVDLKMPSGEIKIDVPSRKLKRIKAFTEEDYVLRDSWLGRVDEVVDNVTVLFDDGSKCKVMRADPECLMSVSKNVFEDTIFPYYPGQRVRGTSSVVFKSARWLRGTWKASRMEGTVSNVEAGSVYVYWIAPPSPASTISSTNVPANMQDPKHLKLLSCFSYANWQLADWCFLPTSGRKLGITFPVKQDALPDKDTELTTDCDTLPSFDSSSPTTSGSVQNGTIPAQDCCKRRVKRDKKLPKKDDVFESALLIVNTKTKVDVLWQDGTKSFGVDSKVLFAVYNLGEHDFRPEQYVLEKGSDEDGEDSQTRRVGVVKTMDSKERTALVRWQKTVSRPQDPREFDNEEIVSVYDLVGHPDYNYFIGDIVIRLPPVEEVSQASDAVKMSVDEKECEIEANIDKDCEIELKCGECVKSDPSSEERSLKKRQKTDLGFDFEDHIGDDKEIDFQTKCVSDTKSMDASLQQGASRRCRKAKVDAKVEDMDFSWIGNIIGVRDGEIEVMWADGTVTKVGPQSIFVVGRDDDMESTQSSFDENDNDDAASWETVDDNMMATFDADEQQLEQSVEPAMDQATDAAHASNENLHKISDTNTSVLRAFGFVARLATGFLGFRGSKNSSDTLDPSSQEQAMQKHGIAKNTDRTEASGIEGDQLTRDLNCHLEPGGDSIHIKDGLTSLPATADLGDKMDSECGDHNNVEGTQDGQDQTKVSTEDDLTRSIPIDIKQNLQEMNSLPISINDGQNLFKHFDSVQDPADHYFFNETAQNCNDRKWSKKVQQEWSLLEKNLPESIYVRVYEDRIDLLRAVIIGASGTPYQDGLFFFDIYLPSKYPQAPPAVYYHSRGLRLNPNLYETGKVCLSLLNTWIGRGNEIWDPTSSSILQVLVSLQGLVLNARPYFNEAGYDKQVGTAEGEKNSLAYNENSFLLTCKLMLYLLHRPPQHFENFIKDHFRRRGHSILCACGAFMNGAEVGSLSEVPLKSGQVSQNNSSVGFRFMLDKIIPKLKSAFDELALDCNNYFSNH